In Chloroflexota bacterium, a single window of DNA contains:
- a CDS encoding diacylglycerol kinase family lipid kinase, protein MFIVNSLVTRHRAADRSRLENYARSSQGLACDIWMTESCGQATHLASEAIKSGYEMVVAVGGDGTVNEVLNGFFENGVALSQDVTLGIVPLGSGCDFARSLGLPRKTDEAIMTLGSSRVRRIDIGRVEFLNFRRERESRFFANMADVGAGGLVTQRAGRAPRILGRRPNYVWGILSAALSYKAKSISVSIDGGEPTRLAVRNLIVANGRYFGRGFLPAPHARIDDGLFDIVNIGDFSTIEGVWHLPKLRKGTHLGLAKVSSFRGKKVEANTDEEVLLEIDGELVGTIPATFEIVPEAVNIKV, encoded by the coding sequence GTGTTCATAGTGAACTCTCTCGTCACCAGGCACCGAGCTGCCGACCGGAGCAGGCTTGAGAACTATGCAAGGAGCAGCCAGGGACTTGCCTGCGACATCTGGATGACGGAGTCCTGCGGGCAGGCAACCCATCTGGCCAGTGAGGCCATCAAGTCAGGCTACGAGATGGTGGTAGCTGTTGGCGGGGACGGCACGGTCAATGAAGTGCTGAACGGCTTCTTCGAGAACGGCGTTGCGCTCAGCCAAGATGTGACCTTGGGCATTGTTCCACTTGGGTCAGGTTGTGACTTTGCCCGAAGCCTGGGCCTCCCCAGGAAGACAGATGAGGCCATCATGACTCTGGGAAGCAGTCGCGTGAGAAGGATTGATATTGGCAGGGTTGAGTTCCTGAATTTCCGCCGAGAGAGGGAAAGCAGGTTCTTCGCCAACATGGCAGACGTGGGTGCTGGTGGACTGGTGACCCAAAGGGCAGGTCGGGCGCCACGGATATTGGGGCGACGCCCGAACTATGTGTGGGGCATCCTATCTGCCGCGCTGAGCTACAAGGCCAAGTCGATCAGCGTCTCCATTGACGGCGGCGAGCCGACAAGGCTGGCGGTACGGAACTTGATAGTCGCCAACGGCAGGTACTTTGGGCGGGGCTTCCTTCCCGCTCCCCATGCAAGGATCGACGATGGACTGTTCGACATTGTGAACATAGGAGACTTCAGTACTATCGAAGGCGTGTGGCACCTCCCTAAGTTGCGCAAGGGTACGCACCTGGGGCTCGCAAAGGTGAGCAGCTTTCGGGGCAAGAAGGTCGAAGCCAACACTGACGAAGAGGTCCTGCTGGAGATAGACGGTGAGTTGGTTGGAACCATTCCGGCGACCTTTGAGATTGTTCCCGAGGCCGTGAACATCAAGGTGTGA